The following proteins come from a genomic window of Corallococcus sp. NCRR:
- a CDS encoding serine/threonine-protein kinase, with product MKTRRIPETGAHRSVTEREVPVAMASTAPKVDPLLGAQLGEFVIQERIGAGGMGVVYRAEHPIIGKQAAIKVLRAELMSPEQAQRLLVEARSVNAIRHPGILDIFNFGSLPDGRPYVVMELLQGQSLAAVLRARGRLDVGTAVWMLDQILSPLGAAHRAGVVHRDLKPANVFMAERPDAAPMLKLVDFGIAKVLQSQEGLTNADGSVLGTPDFMAPEQIRGGTVGPATDLYALGVMAFQMLTGARPFQGDNVQVLFAHIEQAPQPPSSKVEGLPPELDALVLQLLEKDPAKRPASAEEVRQRLKALSLEQPPGALGPSVAVEPKREEPTAPTAPRPPGLAVMLADRRKVVPLAVAAVAGVALLGTGLWWVTRPAEAPPKVEQRLPTPAPPVVKAPEPVVPPAPPAPVVQAEPEPEPEATEEEASETEVKTGLPPLPLTTASEKKLARRLFGLFKQQRARAKDVDAEGELRGKLIHQYRAAADATKDSERTRIHVALDGIEKELTQRIALHDAPPVVVVPEMPKTPPLVLPALPTLPRTNVSEQRLAQRLDKLVAELRKRTKGQDVAPDLTKQVVDIYKSAANATTATERMEVNQALDAWQERLTARFPR from the coding sequence ATGAAGACGCGAAGAATTCCGGAGACGGGGGCACACCGGTCGGTGACGGAGCGTGAGGTGCCGGTGGCAATGGCATCCACGGCGCCGAAGGTGGATCCGCTGCTGGGGGCGCAGCTGGGTGAGTTCGTCATCCAGGAGCGCATTGGCGCGGGTGGGATGGGGGTCGTCTACCGGGCGGAGCACCCCATCATTGGCAAGCAAGCCGCCATCAAGGTGTTGCGCGCGGAGTTGATGTCGCCGGAGCAGGCGCAGCGGTTGCTGGTGGAGGCGCGGTCGGTCAACGCCATCCGTCACCCGGGCATCCTGGACATCTTCAACTTCGGGTCGTTGCCGGACGGGCGGCCGTACGTGGTGATGGAGCTGCTCCAGGGCCAGTCGCTCGCGGCCGTGCTGCGCGCGCGGGGCCGGTTGGACGTGGGGACAGCGGTCTGGATGTTGGATCAGATCCTCTCGCCGCTGGGGGCCGCGCACCGGGCGGGGGTGGTGCACCGGGACCTGAAGCCGGCGAACGTGTTCATGGCGGAGCGGCCAGACGCGGCGCCCATGCTCAAGCTGGTCGACTTCGGCATCGCCAAGGTGCTGCAGTCGCAAGAGGGACTGACGAACGCGGACGGCTCCGTGTTGGGGACGCCGGACTTCATGGCGCCCGAGCAGATCCGCGGCGGCACGGTGGGCCCGGCCACGGACCTGTACGCGCTGGGCGTGATGGCGTTCCAGATGCTCACGGGCGCGAGGCCGTTCCAGGGCGACAACGTGCAGGTGCTGTTCGCGCACATCGAACAGGCACCGCAGCCACCCTCGTCGAAGGTGGAGGGTCTGCCGCCGGAGCTCGACGCGCTGGTGCTCCAGTTGCTGGAGAAGGATCCGGCGAAGCGGCCCGCCTCCGCGGAGGAGGTGCGGCAAAGGTTGAAGGCCCTGTCCCTGGAGCAGCCTCCGGGCGCGCTGGGCCCGTCCGTGGCCGTGGAGCCGAAGCGGGAGGAGCCCACGGCACCAACGGCGCCCCGGCCGCCGGGGCTCGCGGTGATGCTCGCGGATCGCCGGAAGGTGGTGCCGCTCGCGGTGGCGGCGGTCGCGGGGGTGGCGCTGCTGGGCACGGGGCTCTGGTGGGTGACGCGGCCCGCGGAGGCGCCGCCCAAGGTGGAGCAGCGTCTACCCACTCCGGCCCCGCCCGTGGTGAAGGCGCCAGAGCCGGTGGTGCCACCCGCTCCTCCTGCTCCGGTCGTGCAAGCCGAGCCCGAGCCCGAGCCGGAGGCAACGGAAGAAGAGGCGTCGGAGACGGAGGTGAAGACAGGACTGCCTCCGCTGCCGCTCACGACGGCGTCGGAGAAGAAGCTGGCGCGGCGGCTGTTCGGCTTGTTTAAGCAACAGCGGGCGCGAGCGAAGGACGTGGACGCGGAGGGAGAGCTGCGCGGCAAGCTGATCCACCAGTACCGGGCCGCCGCGGACGCGACGAAGGATTCCGAGCGCACGCGGATCCACGTGGCGCTGGATGGCATCGAGAAGGAGCTGACCCAGCGCATCGCGCTGCATGACGCCCCGCCCGTGGTCGTCGTCCCGGAGATGCCCAAGACTCCACCGCTCGTGCTGCCCGCGCTGCCCACCCTGCCCCGGACCAACGTGTCCGAGCAGCGATTGGCCCAGCGGTTGGACAAGCTGGTCGCGGAGCTGCGCAAACGCACGAAGGGCCAGGACGTGGCGCCGGACCTCACGAAGCAGGTGGTGGACATCTACAAGTCCGCGGCGAACGCCACGACCGCTACGGAGCGCATGGAGGTGAATCAGGCGCTGGATGCGTGGCAGGAGAGGCTGACGGCGCGCTTCCCCCGCTGA
- a CDS encoding NAD(P)H-dependent flavin oxidoreductase codes for MNGANDGRPGQPSASSEAEASLADGESDAAGLEARPKQKPIYVLEGNTLRTRLTRELGIHYPFAGAGMAFVSLPPLVVAVSEAGGLGMLGTAPEPPGVLEARLKAIQAGTQRPYGVDFIVDKLEPHGFTTRDHVDTCIAAKVPVVVFHWTMPPREWIQALQAAGTRVWVQAGTVELARQALDAGAQGLIAQGRQAGGRNLGSTPTLVLLKEFRKLTDAVPVLAAGGIADGFSAARAMHQGADGVWVGTRLVASVEAYAHPLYKQRLVDGDAGDTALTTLFGPEWPGKRMRVIRNRVVREWAGRESSVPATTESEAIGTTRLFPGVLDVQYVMPKFSSFLPTPDTQGDLEEMSLPAGGASMARIDTVQPAGQIVVEMMERARRLLESPEGLDEADEEDRG; via the coding sequence ATGAACGGCGCGAACGACGGACGACCCGGCCAGCCCTCTGCTTCCTCCGAGGCCGAGGCGTCGTTGGCGGACGGCGAGTCCGATGCCGCGGGCCTGGAGGCCCGTCCGAAGCAGAAGCCCATCTACGTGTTGGAGGGCAACACGTTGAGGACGCGGCTGACGCGCGAGCTGGGCATCCACTATCCCTTCGCCGGGGCGGGCATGGCGTTCGTGTCCCTGCCGCCGTTGGTGGTGGCGGTGTCGGAGGCGGGCGGCCTGGGAATGCTGGGCACGGCGCCGGAGCCGCCGGGCGTGCTGGAGGCGCGGCTGAAGGCCATCCAGGCGGGCACGCAGCGCCCCTACGGCGTGGACTTCATCGTGGACAAGCTGGAGCCGCACGGCTTCACGACGCGCGACCACGTGGACACATGCATCGCGGCGAAGGTGCCGGTGGTGGTGTTCCACTGGACGATGCCGCCGCGCGAGTGGATTCAGGCGCTGCAGGCGGCGGGGACGCGGGTCTGGGTGCAGGCAGGCACGGTGGAGCTGGCGAGGCAGGCATTGGACGCCGGAGCGCAGGGGCTCATCGCCCAGGGGCGGCAGGCGGGCGGGCGCAACCTGGGCAGCACGCCGACGTTGGTGTTGCTGAAGGAGTTCCGGAAGCTGACGGACGCGGTGCCGGTGCTGGCGGCGGGAGGCATCGCGGACGGGTTCAGCGCCGCACGTGCAATGCATCAGGGCGCGGACGGCGTCTGGGTGGGCACGCGGCTGGTGGCGTCGGTGGAGGCGTACGCGCATCCGCTCTACAAGCAGCGGCTGGTGGACGGGGACGCGGGTGACACGGCGTTGACGACGCTGTTCGGGCCGGAGTGGCCGGGCAAGCGCATGCGGGTGATCCGCAACCGCGTGGTGCGCGAGTGGGCGGGACGCGAGTCGAGCGTGCCGGCGACAACGGAGTCAGAGGCCATCGGGACGACGCGGCTGTTCCCGGGCGTGCTGGACGTGCAGTACGTGATGCCGAAGTTCAGCTCGTTCCTGCCCACGCCGGACACCCAGGGAGACCTGGAGGAGATGAGCCTCCCAGCGGGAGGCGCGAGCATGGCGCGCATCGACACCGTGCAGCCCGCCGGGCAGATTGTCGTGGAGATGATGGAGCGGGCCCGGCGGCTGTTGGAGTCGCCAGAGGGGCTGGATGAGGCGGACGAGGAGGACCGGGGTTAG
- a CDS encoding spermidine synthase yields the protein MDEESDDGTGPVIVTEDAQGRRSLRFGDGGARQSVVWPGEPLRLELPYTRMAMVALAFVPRPENILAIGLGGGSIPMFLRAVLPDTHIDVVELDAAVVDAAKEYCGFQEDALLRAHVADGRAFIEADGPPYDVIILDAYGADQIPGHLATREFLGAVRARLTRGGVVVSNVWESAGNPHYDAMVRTYQVSFHGLSIFEVPTTTNRILVGLEGPRRLTREALVEQARRVERERKLPFRLSTLVAQRYRPLTRRLGRGRVLTDAGLGPGGLIPEE from the coding sequence TTGGATGAAGAGAGCGATGATGGCACCGGGCCCGTCATCGTCACCGAGGACGCGCAGGGACGCCGCTCGCTGCGCTTTGGCGACGGGGGGGCGCGCCAGAGCGTGGTCTGGCCCGGCGAACCGCTGCGGCTGGAGCTGCCGTACACCCGCATGGCGATGGTGGCGCTGGCGTTCGTGCCCCGGCCGGAGAACATCCTCGCCATCGGGTTGGGGGGCGGCTCCATCCCCATGTTCCTGCGCGCGGTGCTGCCGGACACGCACATCGACGTGGTGGAGCTGGACGCGGCGGTGGTGGACGCCGCGAAGGAGTACTGCGGCTTCCAGGAGGACGCGCTCCTGCGCGCGCACGTGGCGGACGGGCGGGCCTTCATCGAAGCGGACGGGCCGCCCTATGACGTCATCATCCTGGATGCGTACGGGGCGGATCAGATTCCGGGGCACCTGGCCACGCGCGAGTTCCTGGGCGCGGTGCGCGCGCGGCTGACGCGGGGCGGGGTGGTGGTGAGCAACGTCTGGGAGTCCGCGGGCAACCCGCACTACGACGCGATGGTGCGCACCTACCAGGTGAGCTTCCACGGCCTGTCCATCTTCGAGGTGCCCACCACCACCAACCGCATCCTGGTGGGGTTGGAGGGGCCGCGGCGGCTGACGCGCGAGGCGCTGGTGGAGCAGGCCCGCCGGGTGGAGCGGGAGCGGAAGCTGCCGTTCCGGTTGAGCACGCTGGTGGCGCAGCGCTACCGGCCCCTGACGCGGAGGCTGGGGCGGGGGCGGGTGCTGACGGACGCGGGGCTGGGGCCCGGCGGCCTCATCCCGGAGGAGTGA
- a CDS encoding M91 family zinc metallopeptidase: MTTIGKPGSRTTSPVSTPQPKTLATPAKPNAVKAAVTQRMSDGFDAGPRAGSRPPLTEVRTTETAVKKDKSGGGFLGGIASSLGSALDSIGKGVQKALAPQVSTNADGRTVVDLGAGNNTAKVTQNKNGGLTITSGSDTVNLTAEQAQGVIINGGAGNDSITVDKSVTQDITLDGGEGDDKLTGGAGNDTLIGGAGNDTVIGGEGNDTLKGLDGDDYLEGGAGDDRIMGGEGRDVMYGLDGNDTLSGGAGRDYIDAGAGNDRAFGGEGDDQVIGGRGDDTLSGGAGNDAVAGGEGKDTVRGGKGTDKLYVEENEATCDAAEGEREIVDMTDADQRGSSVSVTGSAEFQARVQSDLDAMRSLPSGQELLGTLDASGKKTVIRETSSGNSAGGTNFNDGFMNADGTPGKGTDAQVNYNTTRISLGSEEWMNRPPVVGLFHELVHASDMNNGTLALGSKNGTRNLETSAVGLPIDLDQDPSTPDVVQGGRPGENVLRDDLNLPTRPRY, from the coding sequence ATGACCACGATTGGCAAGCCCGGCTCGCGCACGACGTCCCCTGTCAGCACCCCGCAGCCGAAGACGCTCGCGACGCCCGCGAAGCCCAACGCGGTGAAGGCCGCCGTCACGCAGCGGATGTCGGACGGCTTCGACGCGGGGCCCCGCGCGGGCTCGCGGCCCCCGCTGACGGAGGTGCGCACCACCGAGACGGCGGTGAAGAAGGACAAGTCCGGCGGCGGCTTCCTGGGCGGCATCGCGTCGAGCCTCGGTTCGGCGCTCGACTCGATTGGCAAGGGCGTGCAGAAGGCGCTCGCGCCGCAGGTGAGCACGAACGCGGATGGGCGCACGGTGGTGGACCTGGGCGCGGGCAACAACACCGCGAAGGTGACGCAGAACAAGAACGGCGGGCTCACCATCACGTCCGGCAGCGACACGGTGAACCTGACCGCCGAGCAGGCCCAGGGCGTCATCATCAACGGCGGCGCGGGCAACGACTCCATCACCGTGGACAAGAGCGTCACCCAGGACATCACCCTGGATGGCGGTGAGGGCGACGACAAGCTCACCGGCGGCGCGGGCAACGACACGCTCATCGGCGGCGCGGGCAACGACACCGTCATTGGCGGCGAGGGCAACGACACGCTGAAGGGCCTGGACGGCGACGACTACCTGGAGGGCGGCGCGGGCGACGACCGCATCATGGGCGGCGAGGGCCGGGACGTGATGTACGGCCTGGACGGCAACGACACGCTGTCGGGCGGCGCGGGCCGGGACTACATCGACGCGGGCGCGGGCAACGACCGGGCCTTTGGCGGCGAGGGCGACGATCAGGTCATTGGCGGGCGCGGCGATGACACGCTGTCGGGCGGCGCGGGCAATGACGCGGTGGCGGGTGGCGAGGGCAAGGACACGGTCCGGGGCGGCAAGGGCACGGACAAGCTCTACGTCGAGGAGAACGAGGCCACCTGCGACGCGGCCGAGGGCGAGCGCGAAATCGTCGACATGACGGACGCGGACCAGCGCGGCTCCTCCGTCTCCGTGACGGGCAGCGCGGAGTTCCAGGCGCGCGTGCAGTCGGACCTGGACGCGATGCGCTCGCTGCCTTCGGGCCAGGAGCTGCTGGGCACGCTGGACGCCAGCGGCAAGAAGACGGTCATCCGCGAGACGTCCAGCGGCAACAGCGCGGGCGGGACGAACTTCAACGACGGCTTCATGAACGCGGACGGCACGCCGGGCAAGGGCACGGACGCGCAGGTGAACTACAACACCACGCGCATCTCGCTGGGCAGCGAGGAGTGGATGAACCGCCCGCCGGTGGTGGGCCTGTTCCACGAGCTGGTGCACGCGTCGGACATGAACAACGGCACGCTGGCCCTGGGCTCCAAGAACGGCACGCGCAACCTGGAGACCTCCGCGGTGGGCCTGCCCATCGACCTGGACCAGGACCCGTCCACGCCGGACGTGGTGCAGGGCGGCCGTCCCGGAGAGAACGTCCTGCGCGACGACCTGAACCTGCCGACCCGCCCGCGCTACTAG
- a CDS encoding peptidase M23 yields MKLKTLLSAGVALAAAAWASPGVAATANGPICDTAAYVNSTTYYSCTGSSHTALDIGNGTCGEWNHRGMLVGNYYYYYYGGCAAACYGSTCNGGAGNYYVVSGGSGWDFRQLHFYANVSSGTKTCDRCALGLVGGTGNATGPHVHADNRQYGTRKSAWYTSVGTTCGTNAYCNNRLGVPTL; encoded by the coding sequence ATGAAGCTGAAGACGTTGCTGTCCGCCGGGGTGGCACTGGCCGCCGCGGCGTGGGCCAGTCCGGGAGTGGCGGCCACGGCGAACGGCCCCATCTGCGACACGGCGGCCTACGTGAACTCGACCACCTATTACAGCTGCACCGGGAGCAGCCACACGGCGCTGGATATCGGGAACGGCACCTGCGGCGAGTGGAACCACCGCGGCATGCTGGTGGGCAACTACTACTATTACTACTACGGCGGCTGCGCGGCGGCCTGCTACGGCTCCACCTGCAACGGCGGCGCGGGCAACTACTACGTGGTGTCCGGCGGGAGCGGCTGGGACTTCCGCCAGCTGCACTTCTACGCCAACGTCAGCTCCGGCACGAAGACGTGCGACCGCTGCGCGCTGGGGCTCGTGGGCGGCACGGGCAACGCCACCGGCCCGCACGTGCACGCGGACAACCGCCAGTACGGCACGCGCAAGTCGGCCTGGTACACCAGCGTCGGCACCACGTGCGGCACCAACGCGTACTGCAACAACCGGCTGGGCGTTCCCACACTGTAG
- a CDS encoding HEAT repeat domain-containing protein yields MTSRPLFKVALAGLVLLVALGVVWWRGADRADDAGPPPPVAATPPAPSVSAGNAVAPPPAAHAGAREEIPMPGCWDGLAALDRSATLESLHAAVATAIRARDTALVAYLQERLTELVGNDPDRALQLVAWAVNAAPPEPSIYLEALKAAPAVRHPRVTEKLLAVAENKSLFTQDRAAILDALETQHHFTPETRGRIKAIALDESADSAAWVATRTLGRVMKEDYQRTGTYAPYWKDLLDIGTTSDDTAVRLLALEMPSYSDPLLDPDSIDALAKVMRTDKERDVREMAAFRLAVTEDPQKALAAYRAAFDGEQDLCVRWAFLRFAVRAAGADALPLVEEFARKDPRLRQDYLDFKALYATGTTDFARIWLGKKEHHDCVVEEGAPH; encoded by the coding sequence ATGACCTCCCGTCCCCTCTTCAAGGTCGCGCTCGCCGGCCTCGTCCTCCTCGTCGCCCTGGGCGTCGTGTGGTGGCGGGGCGCGGACAGGGCCGATGACGCCGGTCCCCCGCCGCCTGTCGCGGCGACGCCCCCCGCCCCTTCGGTCAGCGCCGGAAACGCAGTCGCACCGCCACCGGCCGCGCATGCCGGAGCGCGCGAGGAGATCCCCATGCCCGGCTGCTGGGACGGGCTGGCCGCGCTGGACAGGTCCGCGACGCTGGAGTCGCTGCACGCCGCCGTGGCCACCGCCATCCGGGCGCGCGACACCGCGCTGGTGGCCTACCTCCAGGAGCGCCTGACGGAGCTGGTGGGCAACGACCCGGACCGCGCGCTGCAACTGGTGGCGTGGGCGGTGAACGCCGCGCCCCCGGAGCCGTCCATCTACCTGGAGGCCCTCAAGGCCGCGCCCGCCGTGCGCCATCCCCGCGTGACGGAGAAGCTGTTGGCGGTGGCGGAGAACAAGTCGCTGTTCACGCAGGACCGCGCGGCCATCCTGGACGCGCTGGAGACGCAGCACCATTTCACGCCGGAGACGCGCGGCCGGATCAAGGCCATCGCGCTGGATGAGTCCGCGGACTCCGCCGCGTGGGTGGCCACGCGCACGCTGGGCCGGGTGATGAAGGAGGACTACCAGCGCACGGGCACGTATGCGCCGTACTGGAAGGACCTGCTGGACATCGGCACCACGTCGGACGACACGGCCGTGCGGCTGCTCGCGCTGGAGATGCCGTCGTACTCCGACCCGCTGCTCGACCCGGACTCCATCGACGCGCTGGCGAAGGTGATGCGCACCGACAAGGAGCGCGACGTGCGGGAGATGGCCGCCTTCCGGCTCGCCGTCACGGAAGACCCCCAGAAGGCCCTGGCCGCGTACCGCGCCGCCTTCGACGGCGAACAGGACCTGTGCGTGCGCTGGGCCTTCCTGCGCTTCGCGGTGCGCGCGGCCGGCGCGGACGCCCTGCCCCTGGTGGAGGAGTTCGCGCGCAAGGACCCGCGCCTGCGGCAGGACTACCTGGACTTCAAGGCGCTGTACGCCACCGGCACGACGGACTTCGCGCGCATCTGGCTGGGCAAGAAGGAACACCACGACTGCGTGGTCGAGGAAGGAGCGCCGCACTGA
- a CDS encoding HEAT repeat domain-containing protein — MGSRMLWLSLLPGLALAQATPPPVPTKTACTVEGMLDEVRVAMKTGSPAYRKYARLRLKEAALAMPPETLGRAVSEERDPAVLEAVGAALATKASNAQKPELLQPLLSRASQDADPGLRAAAVRALQGSPSVEFMAKNGDVVTYEQLVRDSAPEVRRAVVENLVTESAGIYFGHNPELAEAAVKVAAASGDPAVASRLLGEVSMEAASPEVVRELTGQLRSEDAGLRAAAAKALGGVPGSESAGARRSLTSLYRGDSDLAVRKASLEGIARLGQAGSRPVLESLRGVDKRLDPEIDAWLSALQKNLQEWHLILREKQRLSP, encoded by the coding sequence ATGGGTTCGCGAATGCTTTGGCTGTCGCTGCTGCCCGGCCTGGCCCTGGCGCAGGCCACGCCGCCCCCGGTCCCCACCAAGACGGCCTGCACGGTGGAGGGCATGCTGGACGAGGTGCGCGTGGCCATGAAGACGGGCTCGCCCGCGTACCGGAAGTACGCGCGGCTGCGCCTGAAGGAGGCCGCCCTCGCGATGCCGCCGGAGACCCTGGGCCGCGCGGTGAGCGAGGAGCGCGACCCCGCCGTGCTGGAGGCCGTGGGCGCGGCGCTGGCCACCAAGGCGAGCAACGCGCAGAAGCCGGAGCTGCTCCAGCCGCTGCTCTCCCGCGCGAGCCAGGACGCGGACCCCGGCCTGCGCGCCGCCGCCGTGCGCGCGCTCCAGGGCTCACCGTCCGTGGAGTTCATGGCGAAGAACGGCGACGTCGTCACCTACGAGCAGCTCGTGCGTGACAGCGCGCCGGAGGTGCGCCGGGCGGTGGTGGAGAACCTGGTGACGGAGAGCGCCGGCATCTACTTCGGCCACAACCCGGAGCTGGCGGAAGCGGCGGTGAAGGTCGCCGCGGCATCGGGCGACCCGGCGGTGGCGTCGCGCCTGTTGGGCGAGGTCTCCATGGAGGCCGCGAGCCCGGAGGTGGTGCGCGAGCTCACCGGGCAGCTGCGCTCGGAGGACGCGGGCCTGCGCGCGGCGGCGGCGAAGGCGCTGGGCGGCGTGCCGGGCTCCGAGTCCGCGGGCGCGCGCCGCTCGCTCACCTCGCTGTACCGCGGTGACAGCGACCTGGCGGTGCGCAAGGCCTCGCTGGAGGGCATCGCGAGGCTGGGGCAGGCCGGGTCCCGCCCGGTCCTGGAGTCCCTGCGCGGCGTGGACAAGCGTCTGGATCCGGAGATCGACGCGTGGCTGTCCGCGCTCCAGAAGAACCTCCAGGAGTGGCACCTCATCCTGCGGGAAAAGCAGCGCCTGTCCCCCTGA
- a CDS encoding ZIP family metal transporter, with amino-acid sequence MSDSGFGSSTLALALVGSAVTVLSTSLGAVPALAMGGISQRTKDVLMGFSAGVMLAATAFSLVVPAIHLAEERSTSRFFPALVVGGSMLVGGLFLHLCNRFIPHEHFIKGQEGNAQAANLKRIWLFVLAIALHNFPEGLAVGTGVGSRSMAIAAPILVGIGLQDIPEGFVVALALMGVAYSRKQAVLVALYTGLVEGVAALVGFFATSFASGVLPWALAFAGGSMLYVVSDEMIPESHRQEYAKEATAGLMVGFVLMMFLDVTLS; translated from the coding sequence ATGTCCGACAGCGGTTTCGGCTCGTCCACCCTCGCATTGGCGCTCGTTGGCAGCGCCGTCACCGTCCTCTCCACCAGCCTGGGCGCGGTGCCCGCCCTGGCCATGGGCGGCATCTCCCAGCGCACCAAGGACGTGCTGATGGGCTTCAGCGCGGGCGTGATGCTCGCGGCCACGGCCTTCTCGCTCGTCGTGCCCGCCATCCATCTGGCGGAGGAGCGCTCCACGTCGCGCTTCTTCCCCGCGCTGGTGGTGGGCGGCAGCATGCTGGTGGGGGGCCTGTTCCTGCACCTGTGCAACCGCTTCATCCCGCACGAGCACTTCATCAAGGGCCAGGAGGGCAACGCGCAGGCGGCGAACCTCAAGCGCATCTGGCTGTTCGTGCTGGCCATCGCGCTGCACAACTTCCCGGAGGGCCTGGCGGTGGGCACCGGCGTGGGCAGCCGCTCCATGGCCATCGCCGCGCCCATCCTCGTGGGCATCGGGCTGCAGGACATCCCGGAGGGCTTCGTCGTCGCGCTGGCGCTGATGGGCGTGGCGTACAGCCGCAAGCAGGCGGTGCTGGTGGCGCTCTACACGGGGCTGGTGGAGGGCGTGGCCGCGCTGGTGGGCTTCTTCGCCACGTCGTTCGCGTCGGGCGTGCTGCCGTGGGCGCTCGCGTTCGCGGGCGGCTCCATGCTGTACGTCGTCAGCGACGAGATGATCCCCGAGAGCCACCGCCAGGAGTACGCGAAGGAGGCCACCGCCGGGCTGATGGTGGGCTTCGTGCTGATGATGTTCCTGGACGTGACGCTGAGCTGA
- a CDS encoding sigma 54-interacting transcriptional regulator — protein MSVSDRTRVDGAPGESKDKGARPDEEGQEAALHVTLPYEQARRPGDLPTVRRFRLSVVEGPGVGMVWESTADTCSVGSHPLNDFAVEDSTVSRFHCEVRIGPKGPQVKDLDSLNGVIVDGVQVVEGILRSGSLLRLGRVVLRFDFSAESNRLPLSEFTRFGTLVGTSVAMRGCFAMMERASARDVTVLLEGETGTGKSQAALAIHQASRRKDAAFLVVDCGAIPAHILESELFGHEKGSFTGAVSRRAGVFEEADGGTVFLDEIGELPPELQPKLLRVLENREIRRVGSNTYLPVDVRLIAATHRDLRAEVNAGRFRSDLFFRLAVLRLAMPSLRQRPEDLPMLVSGILESLGADPERTGALRTPEFLSRLRHAAWPGNVRELRNHLERCLVFEDALPLAEEDSRPEGSPLELDLSRPYAEQRRRVVDDFERRYLRALLEKHQGKVAQAAVTAGMDRVHFYRLLRRHGIKP, from the coding sequence ATGTCTGTGTCGGATCGAACCCGCGTCGACGGGGCCCCCGGGGAGTCGAAGGACAAGGGCGCCCGCCCGGACGAAGAGGGCCAGGAGGCCGCGCTCCACGTGACGCTGCCGTATGAGCAGGCCCGCCGTCCGGGGGACCTGCCCACGGTGCGCCGCTTCCGCCTGTCCGTGGTGGAGGGCCCGGGCGTGGGCATGGTGTGGGAGTCCACGGCGGACACCTGTTCGGTGGGCTCGCATCCGCTCAACGACTTCGCGGTGGAGGACTCCACCGTGTCGCGCTTCCACTGCGAGGTGCGGATCGGGCCCAAGGGCCCGCAGGTGAAGGACCTGGACAGCCTCAACGGCGTCATCGTGGACGGCGTGCAGGTGGTGGAGGGCATCCTGCGCAGCGGCAGCCTGCTGCGGCTGGGCCGCGTGGTGCTGCGGTTCGACTTCAGCGCGGAGAGCAACCGGCTGCCCCTGTCGGAGTTCACGCGCTTCGGCACGCTGGTGGGCACGTCCGTGGCCATGCGCGGCTGCTTCGCGATGATGGAGCGGGCCTCCGCGCGCGACGTCACGGTGCTGCTGGAGGGCGAGACGGGCACGGGCAAGAGCCAGGCGGCGCTCGCCATCCACCAGGCCAGCCGGCGCAAGGACGCGGCGTTCCTCGTCGTGGACTGCGGCGCCATCCCCGCGCACATCCTGGAGAGCGAGCTGTTCGGCCACGAGAAGGGCTCCTTCACCGGCGCGGTGAGCCGGCGCGCGGGCGTCTTCGAGGAGGCCGACGGCGGCACCGTCTTCCTGGACGAGATTGGCGAATTGCCCCCGGAGTTGCAGCCCAAGCTGTTGCGCGTGCTGGAGAACCGGGAGATCCGCCGGGTGGGCAGCAACACGTACCTGCCGGTGGATGTGCGGCTCATCGCGGCCACGCACCGCGACCTGCGCGCGGAGGTGAACGCGGGCCGCTTCCGCTCCGACCTGTTCTTCCGGCTCGCGGTGCTGAGGCTCGCCATGCCGTCCCTGCGCCAGCGGCCGGAGGACCTGCCCATGCTGGTGTCGGGCATCCTGGAGTCGCTGGGCGCGGATCCTGAGCGCACGGGCGCGCTGCGCACGCCGGAGTTCCTGTCACGCCTGCGGCACGCGGCGTGGCCGGGGAACGTGCGCGAGCTGCGCAACCACCTGGAGCGCTGCCTGGTGTTCGAGGACGCGCTGCCGCTGGCGGAGGAGGACTCGCGCCCGGAGGGCAGCCCGCTGGAGTTGGACCTGTCGCGGCCGTACGCGGAGCAGCGGCGGCGCGTGGTGGACGACTTCGAGCGGCGATACCTGCGGGCGCTCCTGGAGAAGCACCAGGGCAAGGTGGCCCAGGCCGCCGTCACCGCCGGCATGGACCGCGTGCACTTCTACCGGCTCCTGCGCCGGCACGGCATCAAGCCCTGA